The DNA segment ACTTTCCCATTAATTGATAGTGGAAACCCCGCAACCAATAGTGGTTTCCCAGCTGGTGGATATTATGGAACAACACCTCCTGGACCTTTTACGTCTAGCGATGCTAGTGGTGCTCTTACATTTGTGTTCTTGAGTGACGGCTCTGTGCCACGCCCAGGATGGGAGGCAGATGTAGTATGTGCTATACCACCACCACCAAATGATATGATCGCCAACTCTATTGATGTTGATGAAATAGGATTCCCTTATACAGATCCTGCCGTACAGATGCAAGTTGCAACTACGGAAGACGGTAATCCTACTGGATGTAACATTGATGGTGCTAACGGTGTTTGGTATAACTTTGTACCTAATGGAGACGGAGACGTTACAGCAAGTATTACATCTCCTGCAGGAGCTAGTGTGGTAACATTCTTTGAAGCGTCAGACGAAAATGCTTCAGAAACAGATCTTACATTGGTGAACCAAGGAACAAATCAATGTTTGCCAGGTACATCAACAACTATCAATACAACTGCAGGACAAGCCTATTACGTGTTTGTTGTAAACACAGGAGGTCCTACAGATATAACTATCGATGGAACAAACTTAGGAACTGAAGATAACGCTATTGAAGGGTTTTCTTACTATCCAAACCCAGCAGATAGTTCGCTTACATTAAGAGCGATTGATACTATTGAAAATGTAGCTATTTACAGTATTTTAGGTCAAAAAGTAATAGATCAAACTATTGGAAATGTATCTACAGAATTGAATATTTCTGCTTTGAGTACAGGAACATACATAATGAAAGTTTCTGTAAATGGAGAAATAGGAACTTATAAAGTGATTAAAAGGTAACAACCTTTTTCCTTTAAGTTTTAAAAGCCATCCCGGCATACGGGATGGCTTTTTTTATATAGCTCTATAGTCCTAGTAATGTATTGTGTTTATATGGTATAAGTTCTTAACTCTAGGTTATACATGGGCAAACTATTAAAACAGTTTTATTTTCATTACATTTAAGCCAATATTAACTAAACTCTAATTTTAATTATGAAAAAAACTACTTTATTATTCTTTGTCTTCTGTAGCATAGTTGCTACAATGGAGGCACAGTTTATTCAACCTAACTCTTCCTTACATGGATCAAAGAGTGTTGGGGTTGAAAATGAAAAACAACAAACTGCACCAATTAAGGAGTTATTGGCAAGACTTCACAGCTCTGAAAATCAAGCTGGACTGGATCAACAACAATTCAATTCAGCTGAAAGACAGGTTTTGAGTGCTTACCTTAGAGGACAAAACACTAGTAATAGAGCGCCACAAGCAACTCTTCTTGAAGAAGGGTTTGATGATATTACTACCTTACCAGGGGCTGGCTTTACTTTTGCAAATGCTAGTGATAGTCCTGGGACATCAGAATGGTTCCAAGGGAATGATTTGGTTTTTCCATCACAAACAGGTGGGCCGACGGCCTATATTGGAGCCAATTTTAACAGTACAGCAGGTTCTGTGATAAACAACTTTATGATAACACCTGTATTAAATTTGGAGAATGGAGATGAAATCACTTTTTGGACTAGAACTACTGATGTTGGACCAGATTTATTTCCAGACCGTTTAGAAGTTAGAATTAGCCCTGATGGCGCTAATGTGGATCCGGCTGGACCTTCTGATGTTGGTTCCTATACCGAATTGTTACTTGAAATTAACCCAGCTTTAGGAGATGATTATCCTCATGGTTGGACTGAATTTACAGCAACCGTATCAGGACTTACTGGAGCAATAGACACTAGGGTTGCCTTTAGATATTGGGTTACAGACGGAGGTCCTGTTGGAAGCAATTCAGATTATATAGGTATTGATACCTTAACTATTGAAGAAGCCGGCGGTGGAAGCGGTGGTGTTTCTACAGTTTATGCTAAAGATGCAACAGCAATATGTACTGGAGGTGATTTTGGATCATTCCCTTTAGATGGTCCTTATAATTTAAACACAGTTAATAATGACCCTGTAGCTAACTTTGCTGGAGATTTTGATGGTTCAGGGACATTATATACAATGGATAATGATAATTTAACTTTATTAACTATCGATCCAGCTACTGGTATTTCAACAACAGTGGGGCCTCTTACAAATATTGTAGCAGGTCATGGTACAAGAGGTTTAGCCTGGAATGAAGCCAATAGTACTATGTATCTACTTAGTGGTTTAGGTGATGATGTTACCTTATATACTGTAGATTTATCCAGTGGAACTTTAACTGAAATAGGTACTACTACTATAGCAGGGTTTGTAGGAATATGGTTAGCTATTGATAACGATGGAAACGCTTATATGGCAGATATAGGGTTGGATAATTTATATTCTATGGATCTTGCTACAGGAGCAGCAACTGAAATAGGACCCCTTGGAATCGATATAAGCTTCGCACAAGATGCTGATTTTGATCCTGAAACTGGTATCTTATATATGGGAGCATATATTGGAGGCGGTGTAAATCAATGGGCATCTGTAGATACTGCTACTGGAGCAGCAACTGGCTTAGGTCCTGTAAATGCAGATTGTGCTGAGTTGACTATTGTTGCTATTGAAGGAGCTGGAACACCTCCTCCACCACCAAACTGTACTAGTACAGCATATGACTCAACTGCAGTACCATTTGATATTGATGGAGCAGATACTTCAACAGCAGATTGTGGTAACGCACCAAATGAAATTCCTATCACAGTAACAGATATAGGAACTATTGGTGACGGCGCAACATTGGAAAATATAACTATAGATATTGCCCATACTTTTTCAGGAGACCTTGATATTTCATTGGTTTCTCCTGCAGGTACCGAATTAGTGCTTGCGCAAGATTTAGGTGGTGGAACAGATGATGCCTACAATGGAACTATGTTCGAAGACGGCGGAGCTGATATTTCAGGAGCAACTGCTCCATTTGGTGTTGGTCCATATATGGCTGTAGGGGGTACATTTGCAGATACCTTTGATGGTGAAAGCGTTTCAGGTGATTGGATAATAAAGGTTTGTGATGATGCTGGCGGAGATACTGGTCAAGTATTACAGTTCTCTATGTCTATTTGTGTGCCACCAACCAACGATGAATGTGAAAATGCATACGCGCTTTCTTGTGGTGATACCTTTACAGGAGAAACAACAAGCGACACTGATTCAGGAGGTAACACTGCACCAGATGAGTTTTTCTCTTATACCGGAAGCGGCGATACTGAATTGGTAACTATTTCTCTTTGTGGAGGTGGTACTGATTTTGATACTGTACTAAGGGTATACGACTCTTGTGATCTAACTACTATTGTTGCTGAAAATGATGATTCATGTGGTTTACAATCTGAAGTTACATTTGTTTCCGATGGCTCTACTACCTATTTGATAATGGTAGAAGGTTTTGATGTTAATTCAGGTAACTTTACCTTAGAT comes from the Marixanthomonas ophiurae genome and includes:
- a CDS encoding T9SS-dependent choice-of-anchor J family protein; its protein translation is MKKTTLLFFVFCSIVATMEAQFIQPNSSLHGSKSVGVENEKQQTAPIKELLARLHSSENQAGLDQQQFNSAERQVLSAYLRGQNTSNRAPQATLLEEGFDDITTLPGAGFTFANASDSPGTSEWFQGNDLVFPSQTGGPTAYIGANFNSTAGSVINNFMITPVLNLENGDEITFWTRTTDVGPDLFPDRLEVRISPDGANVDPAGPSDVGSYTELLLEINPALGDDYPHGWTEFTATVSGLTGAIDTRVAFRYWVTDGGPVGSNSDYIGIDTLTIEEAGGGSGGVSTVYAKDATAICTGGDFGSFPLDGPYNLNTVNNDPVANFAGDFDGSGTLYTMDNDNLTLLTIDPATGISTTVGPLTNIVAGHGTRGLAWNEANSTMYLLSGLGDDVTLYTVDLSSGTLTEIGTTTIAGFVGIWLAIDNDGNAYMADIGLDNLYSMDLATGAATEIGPLGIDISFAQDADFDPETGILYMGAYIGGGVNQWASVDTATGAATGLGPVNADCAELTIVAIEGAGTPPPPPNCTSTAYDSTAVPFDIDGADTSTADCGNAPNEIPITVTDIGTIGDGATLENITIDIAHTFSGDLDISLVSPAGTELVLAQDLGGGTDDAYNGTMFEDGGADISGATAPFGVGPYMAVGGTFADTFDGESVSGDWIIKVCDDAGGDTGQVLQFSMSICVPPTNDECENAYALSCGDTFTGETTSDTDSGGNTAPDEFFSYTGSGDTELVTISLCGGGTDFDTVLRVYDSCDLTTIVAENDDSCGLQSEVTFVSDGSTTYLIMVEGFDVNSGNFTLDVTCEEPLENDFCEGALPIACGETITGSTDGATPDTGAPECSGVSITAPGVWYTFTDDSGLVTDYTVSLCDSDYDTKLSVYSGDCGTLVCEAGNDDSCGSDGLKSEASFQGDGNTTYYILVHGFGGATGNYSLNVDCLPVPPPNDMIANSIDVDEIGIPYTDPAVPMPAATTEGGNPTGCNIDGANGVWYNFVANEDGEATASITSPAGASVVTFFGAPDENASETDLTLVNQGTNQCLPGTSTTINTTAGQTYYVFVVNTGGTTDITIDGIGLGTEDNAIEGFSYYPNPADDMISLRAMDTIENVAIYSILGQKVMGQTIGNVSTELNISALSTGTYIMKVSVNGEIGTYKVIKR